The Streptomyces sp. GSL17-111 region CGAGGACCGTGCTGTTCCGTCCGCCCTCCTGGCTGGTGAACTGTTGGAAGTGCAGGAGCAGCCAGAGCTCGAAGGACGGGTGGGACAGCGCTACCTGCACACCTGTTGCGGCAGCCTTGCGCATGGCTTCCGGAATGTCGTCGTCGCGCTGGTCCTCGCTGTCCCGGTCGAAGAGTGCCCACTTCTCGTCGTCCGGGTCTGCCGCCGTGGCGATCACAAGATCGACAGTCTCCGTAGGGCGGAGGCCGCGTCCCGCGTTGCAGTGCTTCAGGCGAAACTTCTGGCCCTCCCGCTCGCCGTAGTGCTTGTTCAGTAGGGCGATGTAGTCGCGTTCCGTCTTCTCGCCCTCCGTTGCCACGTAGATCACCCGTCGGGACTCGTCCGGATACGACTGCGGTGACCGGCGCAGTGGCGCGGGTGGGCCGTCAGGGTTTCGGCGCCGACGGCGGCTGCCCGGCTGGCTGCGACCGGTCCCGCCGATGCGGCCCTTCTTGGCCGCCCCGCTCACGCCGAGGCTCGCATCTGCTCGAGCGTGGCGATATGGCGGCCGAGCTCCCCACTGGTCAGACGCGGTACCCCGCCGTAGTGCCCGTGCAGATAGCGGCGTTCCAGGTTCTCGTCACGGCGGGCCTTTCGCGCTGCCGTGAGGGGGTACAGGTGGGTCTCCCCCGACGTGCTCTTCGTCGTGATCCACACCTGGTCCCGGGCGAGTGGCCGCTCTGCCACGGAGGGACCGAGGAGCGTGGCGTCGTGGGTGGTGAAGACCAGCTGTGCGGGATGTGGGTTGGCTTCCTGATCGTGAAAGAGGCGGATGGCCTCGGCGGCGAGCAAGGAGTGCAGGCTGGAGTCGAGCTCGTCGGCGAGGAGGACGCCGCCACGCTCGAGCACGTGCAGGAGCGGGCCGAGAAAGGCGAACCAGGCCTGCGTGCCCAACGACTCCTGCTCCAGGAAGTCGAGCGGCTGCGCTTCGGTGCCGCTTCCTTGGTGCAGCAGCCGCACCTCTCCCGTCTCGGGGTCGATCGTCATGCCGGTGACTCCGAGATCAGCTGCGGACAGGAGCGCGACGAGACGCTCGCGCAGTTCTGAGCCGCTTCGGGGATCGGTGATCCGTTCACGCGTCCATGCGGTGCGGGCCTCGACCTCGCTGTGAGGGGATACCAGCCACAGGTTGTCCACGAACCACCGGTGAACCGCCGAGAGCTGCGGATGGTTCAGCGTCGCCCCGACCGTCAGGAGCAACGCGTCAGGGCGGGTGGATTCCCTGATCAGGTCCTTGTGGCCTTTCAAGCCCGCTCCGGGGAAGCGGACCTCTCCCCCCTCGTACTCGGGCCGTCCTGCCTCGCGATCGAACCAGACCTGGCGGCGTCCGGAGGGGTAGGCGTGGAGCCACTCAGCCTCCACCCGGTCATCCGAGAGTTCGAAGCCGTACGTGTACCGCACACGCCGCTTTCCGAGGAGGAGATCCACTTCGAAGAGGCTCGTCTCCTCCTGTGCCTCAGCTGCCAGCGCGAACGGCTCTCTCGGAATGCGTGGTGACCTGCCCCAGTCCGCGAACGAGTCGAGCACCGCCGTGCGCATGAAGCGCAGGGCGGAGAGCACGTTGCTCTTCCCCGAGGCGTTGGCTCCGTAGATGCCGACGGTCGGCAGCACGGACACGTGTCTGCCCTCCGAGCGGACGCCCGTGTCCCGCGCCGTTCCCTCATTAATCTCCGTGGCGACCAGGGAGAGCTCTTGTTCGTCACGAATGGATCGATGGTTGGCCACCCGGAAGCTGAGTAGCACGGCCTACCTCCTGGCGAGACAAGGACTGAATCACTCTCTTAGGGCATTCTATGCGGGTTACTCGCACGAAAGAGCCTAAGACGTGCCACCCGGGCTGGCCAGAACACTGGCCGCTGCACGCGCCCTGGTCGTCTGGGCGTATCCGCTCTGTCCGTCGACGAAGACGGTTGGACCTTGGCGAGGTGTGCCTGGTCGGATGGGTCGAGGTCGCTGCGGAAGAGGATTCGACAGCATCGTCGTAGGGACGACCGGGGCCGCCGTTGAGCGGGTCGGCAGGGGGGAATGTGGCGGACCAGCCCGGGACGGCGCACGGCGGGGAGCCTGTGAGCGTGAGGACGGGCGGCGGGGGTCAGCGCAGCACGGGGTGGTTCCGGCGGCGTCACGGCGCCACCGTTCGGACGGTCGTGGCGGCGCTTTCCCACTCGGAACGCGACGTCGTGCCGGTGGTCGAGGAGGTGTTCCCCGCCTATGTCCGGGCCGAGACGCGACGGCTGAGCTGCGACGAGGGCGCCGGGGAACGCGGCGCCGGGGCCCGGGCCACCCGGGCCCCGGGCGGGTTACTTGAAGAAGGCGATGCCGTCGTCGGGGAGGTCCTTCAGGTCCTTCGCCCACTCGCTGGGGTCGACGACCTTCTTCAGCTGGGCCGACATGTAGGGGCGCAGCGGCGTCTCGGGGGTCGCCTTCTCGCCGACCCACATCAGGTCGCCCTTGACGTAGCCGTAGAGCCGCTTGCCGCCGCTGTACTCCTCGGCGGAGGCGAGGCGGGCGACGGCGTCGGTGGCCAGGTCGATCTGGGGCTTGCCCTCGGCCAGCTCGCCGTACCAGATCTCGGCGATGCCCTGGTCGCGGATCATGGCCACCTCGACGCGACGGTCGGGGCGGACGCGCCAGTAGCCGGTCTCCGTCTCCAGCGGGCGGACCTTGGCGCCCTCGGAGTCGAGGACCCAGGAGTGCGAGACGTACTCCAGGAAGTCCCGGCCGTCGTGGGTGAAGGCGACCTCCTGGCCGAAGTTGCACTGCTCGGCGCCGGGGAAGTCCGCGACGCCCGCCCCCGTCCAGCGGCCGAGGAGGAAGGCCAGGGGGACGAGGTCGGGGTGCAGGTCCGAGGGAATCTCGATCATGAAGGGTTCAGACGCTCGCTGGTTCGGGTTCGAAGGGTCGGCGGGCAGCGGGTCAGCGCTGGCCCTGGAACAGCTTCTTCACGACGAGGAGCGAGAAGGCGCCGGTCCCGAGGACGACCAGGACCATCAGGGCGATGAAGAATGCCTCAAGCACGGGGCGCTCCTTGCGCTGCTTCTTGGGTGGACGATGCGGCCGGGCCCGAGTCTAGTCGCCGGGGCGGGGTGTGGCGCTGTGAGGTCCGCCGCGCGGTCTACGGTGAGCCCATGGCAGACGCGAAGAAGCTCGTGATCAAGGTGACGGCCGGGGCGGACGCCCCCGAGCGGTGCTCGCAGGCGTTCACGGTGGCGGCCGTGGCGGCGGCCAGCGGGGTGGAGGTCTCGCTGTGGCTGACGGGGGAGTCGGCGTGGTTCGCGCTCCCCGGACGGGCGGCCGAGTTCGAGCTGCCGCACGCGGCCCCGCTGCCGGAGCTGATCGCGGGCATCCAGGCCGGCGGTCGGATCACGCTGTGCACGCAGTGCGCCGCGCGGCGGGACATCGAGGAGAAGGACGTCCTGGAGGGCGTGCGCATCGCGGGCGCGCAGGTCTTCGTCAGCGAGGCGATGGCCCCCGGCGCCCAGGCCCTCGTGTACTGAGCCCCCGCGCCGCAACGTCGGCCGCGCAGCGCAAGCCGCACAGCGCAGGCCGCGCAAGGCAGGCCGCACGGCGAAGGGCCGCACCCCCTGGCGTCCAACCCCGGGGTGCGGCCCTTCGGCCTCGCGTGCCGTGTGTCCGTGCCGAAGCCGGCTCAGACGGCGATGGCGACGTCCGCCACGCCGCCCTGCTGGGCGACGACGGTCCGGTCCGCCGTGCCGCCCGGCACCAGGGCGCGGACGGTCCAGGTGCCCTCGGCCGCGTAGAACCGGAACTGGCCGGTCGCGGACGTGGGGACCTCGGCGGTGAACTCGCCGGTGGAGTCCAGCAGCCGCACGTAGCCGGTGACGGGCTCGCCGTCGCGGGTCACGTTGCCCTGGATCGTGGTCTCACCGGGCTTGATGGTGGAGGCGTCGGGGCCGCCTGCCTGTGCTCCGCACATGTGGGTGTCCTCGGGTCGATCGGGAAGGGACGGAACGGGGTTACTTCGCGGCGCCCAGCTCGATCGGCACGCCGACGAGGGAGCCGTACTCCGTCCAGGAGCCGTCGTAGTTCTTGACGTTCTCCTGGCCCAGCAGCTCGTGCAGGACGAACCAGGTGTGGGCGGAGCGCTCGCCGATGCGGCAGTAGGCGATGGTGTCCTTGCCCAGGTCGACGCCTTCGGCCTCGTACAGCTCCTTCAGCTCGTCGTCCGACTTGAAGGTGCCGTCGTCGTTCGCCGACTTCGACCACGGGATGTTGCGGGCGCTCGGCACGTGGCCGGGGCGCTGCGACTGCTCCTGCGGCAGGTGGGCCGGGGCGAGCAGCTTGCCGCTGAACTCGTCGGGGGAGCGGACGTCGACGAGGTTCTGCGCGCCGATGGCGGCCACCACGTCGTCGCGGAAGGCGCGGATGGAGGTGTCCTGGGGCTTGGCCTTGTAGGCGGTGGCCGGGCGGGTGGGCACCTCGGCGACCAGGTCGCGGGAGTCGAGCTCCCACTTCTTGCGGCCGCCGTCGAGGAGCTTCACGTCCTGGTGGCCGTAGAGCTTGAAGTACCAGTAGGCGTAGGCCGCGAACCAGTTGTTGTTGCCGCCGTAGAGGACGACGGTGTCGTCGTTGCCGATGCCCTTCTCGGACAGCAGCTTCTCGAAGCCGGCCTGGTCGACGAAGTCACGGCGCACCGGGTCCTGGAGGTCCGTCTTCCAGTCGATCCGGACCGCGTTCCGGATGTGGTTCTTCTCGTAGGCCGAGGTGTCCTCGTCGACCTCGACGATGACCGTCTTCGGGTCGTCGATGCGGGCCTCGACCCAGTCGGCGTCCACCAGGACGTCACTGCGGCTCATGAAATCTCCTCCGGGGCGTTGGTACTGCGGTGCGGTGCGGGTGTGTGCGCCGCGTGGGCGGTGCTGGCGGGTGCGATGCGGCGTGTGGTGTGCGGCGTGCGGCACGGTCCGAGGCGGGTGCGCGTCGGTGCGCGCCGCACGTGCGGTGCGGATGCCGAGAGCGGGGGCGGCGGCCCGGTGCGGGGCGGAAGCCGGGCACTCCACGCCTGGTCGGCCGGTGCCGGCCGACGGCGGTGGGCCGTCAGGCGGTGGGACGACAGAGCATGGCGGCGACGCGGCACAGGTCGACTGTCCGGCGCTTGGTGAGGTCCGCCTGTCGGGTCATGTCGTCGATCGTAAGGACGGCGGCGGTGTGTGTCACCGGCGTTCCGTATGGCGAGACGCGATCGTCCGCACTGTGGGATGCGTGACGGGTGAGGTCGGGGTCCCGCCCGGCGCGGAGGAAGGGGCCGCGGTGGCCGTCTCGCCATGGGGCCGGCGCTCGTCCCACATGATGGACGACGGTCCGGACGGCCCCCGCCACGGGCCGCGCCCCGCGCTCAGCCGGTGACGCTGACCCGGCTGCCCGAGAACGCCACCTCGACGCCGTCCTCCGTGGCCCTGATGCCGGTCAGTGCGACGCCCGACGGGAGGCCGTTGATCTGCCGGGTGTAGTCGATCTTCTCGCGGATCAGCTCCTCCACGCCGGGGATGCCCTCGCCGGGCACCTCGTCGGCGTGCAGCCGGATCGTGTCCCCGTTCTCGACGCTGATCGTGCTCGTCGTCGACCGCTCGATCGTGCGGTCCAGCAGCGGGACGTGCACGCTGCCGGTCACCTCGACCTTGCTCTCGCCGCCCTGGGCCTCGCCGCCGTAGGCGAGGGACACGCCCTCGTCGGCCGCCGCGCTCAGGTCCTCGTACGTCAGGTACGCGGTGCCGGTGGCCTCCTCGGCCACGCCCCCGGAGTAGCTGCTGTTCAGCGCGATGTCGCGGGCCCGGACGTCGAACTTCTGGACCTCCAGCGTGCGCTCCCCGCTGGCCGTGGTCATCCCGCTGATCGTGATGTCGACGGACTCCAGGTCCCGCCCGGCGACCTGAGTCAGGAAGGGGAACCCGCCGATGGAGACCTCGACCTCCTCGGCGCTGCGGGCCGATCTCACCTCGTCGGCCAGCCGGCCCTCGGCGTAGTGCACCGCGAGCCGGTCCACACCGACGAACAGGCCACCCAGTACGAGCAGGATGACGAGAGTGATGCGAAGTCCGCGTGGCATGGTCGGCAGCCCCCCTGTTCGACTCGTGCGATCCTAACCGGCGGCTCCTGCCCGGCGGAGGGCACGCCGAGGCCGGGCCCAGTGCGTGATCAGGCCACGCCCCGACCCCCGCGTGCGGGCGCCGCGCTCAGGCCAGGACCGCCATGACGTGCACGGCGGGGGCCGCCAGCGCCAGTGGCAGCGCCACCCCGGCGGTGCGGTGGACGAACCGGGACGGCCAGTCGTAGCTCGCCGCCCGCAGCCCCACCAGCGCGCACACCCCGGCCGTGACGCCGACGAGCGCGGCGAACCCCGTCCCGTCGAGCCCCGCGACCCGCCCGGCGGCCACGCCGGCGCCGACGGCACCGGACAGGGCCAGCACCAGCGTCAGCGGGCCGGGCAGCGGCAGCGCGCGCAGCAGCACCCCGGCGCCGACGGCCGCCGCCCCGGCGGTCACCGCCTCCCAGCGCACGTCGACCGTGGCCAGGAACCCGGCCGCGAAGACGGTGAGCACGGTCGCCGCGACGCCCGCCGTCAGCGCGTGGAGCCGCTCCTCGGGCGCGCTGTGGTTGCGGAGCTGGAGCAGCAGCACCAGCAGCACCCAGATGCCGAGCGTGCCGAGCAGCGCGGTGTCCGTGTGCTCGCCCGGGGCGGCGAGCAGCGCCACGTCCGCACTCACGCCCGCCAGGAAGGCCAGCGCGATGCCCTGCCGCGCCGGCCACATGCCGTTCAGCCGGTACCAGCCGGCCGCCGTCAGGGCCTGGAGCAGCAGCAGCGGCACCAGCACCGCGAGGTTCCCGAGCGGCGCGGTGACCGCGAGCAGGGCGGCCAGCACGAGCGTGAGGGCGGCGGGCTCCAGGCCGGGCTCGATGATCGGGCTGCCGGTGCGCTCGGCGACGCCGCCGGGGCCGTGCCGGGAGGCGGATTTGCGCCGCCGTCCCCGGCCGCCCGACGCCGGTGGGCGGGCCGCCACGGCGGCGGCCTGCGCCGTCCGTGCCTGCGGGGGCACACCGGCCGCCGGGGCGGCACCCGGCGTGGGCGCGTCCGTCGCGGCGTCCGTCATCGGGGCCGGGTGGGGCCGCCGGTGGCCGTAGGGGTCCTCGGGCAGGCTCACCGCGACCCCCCGGCGAACGGCGGGAGCACCTCGACCGTGCCGCCCTGGCTGAGCGGAACCGTTCCGTGCGGACGGGTGCCGACCGGGTCGCCGTCCACCAGGTACGAGCAGCGCTGGAGCACCCGCGCGAACTCCGGCCGCTCGGTGTGCCGGGCCCGGGCCCCGTCCAGCGCCTCGGCCAGCGTGGCGGCCTCGTAGCCCTCCTCCGCGACCCCGGCAGCGGCTTTCGCCGCCGCCCAGTAGCGGATCGTTCCCTGTGCGGACATGTCATGACTCCCAGCAGTGCCGGCCCGGTGTGATGTGCCGCCCACCATCATGCGGCACGTCCGCACCCCGCCCCGCCCCGCCGTACGCGCGCACGGGCCGCGTGGGGGCCGCGTACGGGCCGTCCGGCGGGGCGGAGCGGGGTTGCGGAACGGGAGCGTCCGGGGAGCGCCGGGGGACCACGGAAGGAGTGGCTTCGGTTACACAGGGCTGCCGGAGTGCACCCTTTCGGCTATTCTTGGGACGCAGAAGGACTCGGGCAGTGTCGCCTCCGGGTCCTTTTCGTGTTTTGGGGCACCCCGCAGCTCCGCCAGACGCCCTCGATGGGACCGAGGAAGGACTCACCGTCATGAGCTCGCTTCTCCTCCTGACCAACGCCCTGCAGCCGTCGACCGAAGTGCTCCCAGCGCTGGGACTGCTCCTGCACAACGTCCGGGTCGCCCCCGCCGAGGGACCGGCCCTCATCAACACCCCCGGGGCCGACGTCATCCTCGTCGACGGGCGCCGCGACCTGCCGCAGGTCCGCTCCCTGTGCCAGCTGCTGCGCTCCACCGGGCCCGGCTGCCCGCTCGTCCTGATCGTCACCGAGGGCGGCCTCGCGGCCGTCACCGCCGAGTGGGGCGTCGACGACGTCCTCCTCGACACGGCGGGACCGGCCGAGGTGGAGGCCCGGCTGCGGCTCGCGCTCGGCCGCCAGCAGCTCACCGTGGACGACAGCCCGATGGAGATCCGCAACGGCGATCTCTCCGTGGACGAGGCCACCTACAGCGCCAAGCTCAAGGGCCGTGTGCTCGACCTGACCTTCAAGGAGTTCGAGCTGCTCAAGTACCTGGCCCAGCACCCCGGCCGGGTCTTCACGCGCGCCCAGCTCCTCCAGGAGGTTTGGGGCTACGACTACTTCGGCGGCACCCGCACGGTGGACGTCCACGTGCGGCGGCTGCGGGCCAAGCTGGGCCCCGAGCACGAGTCGCTGATCGGCACCGTGCGCAACGTCGGCTACCGGTTCGTCACGCCGGAGAAGCCGGACAAGTCGTTGAAGCACGGCAAGAACGGCCAGCAGGCCCAGCACGCCGGGGCGGCCGCCGTCGCCGAGGAGGCCGAGCGCGTCGCGCGGGACGCCGCCGGGCAGGGCCGCGCCGACCGCAGGTGAGGCACGCGCCGGGACAAGGCGGTCAGTACAGTCCGAGGCGCCGTGCGGTGTCCTCGGACCGGAGCAGGTGGTCGTGGGCCTCCGTCCCGAGCGTGGTCAGGACCCCGGCGACGAGGGTCTCGATCACCGCGAGGGTGGGCACGAGGCTGTCGTAGGGGGAGGGCGCGGTGACGTGGCTGGGCAGGACGACGTCCGCGTGGGTCGCCGCGGGTGACAGCCAGGTGTCCGTGAACACGATCACCTTGCCGCCGTGCTCCCGTGTCCACTGGGCCAGCACGGACGTGTCCTCCTCGTAGCGCCGGTAGTCGAAGGCGACCAGCACGTCCCGGCGTTGGAGCGTCGCCAGGTGGGCGGTGCGCTCCACCGCACGGTCCGGCAGGAGGAGGACGTCGTCGCGCACCTGCATCAGGTGCAGGCCGAGGTACTGGGCGTGCACCCGGGTGAAGCGCCCGCCGGTCAGGGTGATGCGGCGTCTGCGGTCCGTGAGCAGCCGCACGGCGTGGTCGAAGTCGTGCGGGGGGATCTCGGCCAACGTGCGGTGCACCGCGTCGGCGAAGACCCGGGCGCACCGCTGCATGAGCGGTGCGCCCTCCGCGTCGTCCTCCTCCGCGGCGGATCGGCCGAATCCGCTCGTTTCGTACAACGTGAGCGGGGAGGCGGTCCGTTCGGCGAGTTCCGCGCGCAGCGCCGCCTGGAAGTCGGGGAAGCCCCGGTAGCCCAGCCGGTTGACGAAGCGCAGGACCGTCGGAGCGCTGACGGCGGCGCGTTCGGCGAGGGTGGCCACCGTCTCGAAGCCGGCCGACGGGTATCCGGCGAGCAGGACGCGGGCGACCTTGCGTTCGGCGGGGCTGAGGTCGCCGAGCTTGTGCCTGATCTCGTCGGCGAGAGCGCCTGTGGCCATGGTGGGGACCTTCCGGAAGCGCGCGAGTGGGGCCCGAACGGGAGCCTAACGGTCGGCGGGCGGCGGGCGACGGGCCCCTGCGCCGGGGTGGCCGGTCTCCGTGTCCGGCCACCCCGGAGTTCGGCCGCGTCAGGCCGGGGTGACGGCCACGCCCAGGTTCACCAGGGTGTCGGCGGTGGTGCCGTCCCGGGTCCAGGCCGCGAAGTCCGGTCCCTTGCTCAGGGTCACGGTGAATCGGGGGTCCTCCTCCCAGGTGGTGGCGACGGCGCGGTTCTGGGCACGGGTCGCGGCGAGGGCGCGGGCGGTGCGCAGGAAGGAGTAGGGGACGGGGTCCGGGTTGCGGAGCGAGGAGAAGACGTCGCCGTTCTCGGGGACCGCCTCCGTGCCGCTCGGTCTGAGTCTGCGGGCGCCGGGTCCCGGCGCCACGTGCCACCCGGCCGGCAGGTAGCGGTCCTGGTCGGTGAGGTGGCTGTAGCGCGCACCGTCGAGGGACCAGCCGCGGTCCCCCGTCGCGGCACGCGCCCGGCGGAGGTCGAGTACGGCGACGCCGTGCTCGCCGACGACGCGCATGCGTTCCCGGTCGGTGCCGGCCTGCTCGACGACCAGGGCCGTGTTCTCCTCCAGACAGAAGACCCGGTTCCGGCCGACGTCCGAGGCCAGACGCAGGGCTCGGCCCTCGCGCCCGTACGCGCCGGTGTGCGTGTCGACGAGCCCGCCGGCCAGGAACCCGAACCCGCCGGCCGGCCACTGGCCGAGGACGGTGGCGTCGGCGAACCACCCCGGTGCGCTGCCGTCCCGCAGACCTTCGTAGGACTCGCCGCCGGTGACCATGTGCGGGCCCGAGGCGATCTGGGCGCCCGCGCTCGTGCCCGCGACCACGGCGCCCTCCTCGAACCGTCGGCGCAGTGCCGTCATCACCTCCGTGTCGGTGTGGTCGGAGCCGTGCAGGAGGGTGGTGACGTACCGGAACTGATCGCCGCCGCCGAGGAAGAACCCGGTCATGGACGCGACCTCGCGCGCCACCTCCGGGTCGTCGGCGGCGGCCACGTGGTCGAGGTCCACCGGGATCCACGCGGCGTGGCCCGCTCCGTGCCGCTTCAGGAGGTCGACGTAGTAGGCGCCGTTGCACTCGGAGTTGCCGCAGCGCTCGGGATCGTCACGGTACGGGTCCTGGCTCGCGGGGACCGAGGCGGCGGTGAGGACGCCGATACGGGCGCGCGGACCGCCCGCCCTGGCGACGATCTCACCGTAGACGCGGGTGTTGTCGGACTTCAGCGCGCCGCCGACCAGCACGAGGCTGCCCGCACGACGGCCCCGGGCCGACGCCGGGGACGTCGCGTGAGCGGGCGACGGGAGTGTGGCGGCGAGCGTGGCGAGGGAAGCCGCGCCGCCGGCGACGAACCGGCGGCGCGGAAGGAACGAAGAGGACATGCGGAACCTTTCCGGTGCAGGGGCGAGATCGAGGCGTCAGGTGGTGCGGGCGTGTCCGAGATCGGCGATCAACGCGGCGAGGAGGGCCACCCGAGGGGGCACCGAGCTGACCTGGAGCCACTCCTCCGGGGTGTGGTCGGCGCCGCCGACCGGGCCCAGCCCGTCCAGCGTGGGCACTCCCGCCCCCGAGATCAGGTTGGCGTCCCCCACCCCGCCGGTCACGGCGGCCCCGAACTCCAGCCCGAGCCGGTGCCCCAGCTCCCGTGCCCGCGAGAGGAGCACCCGGGACTGCGGCGTCTCCTCCATCGGTGGGCACAGATCCAGTTGGACCGCCCGTGCCGTCGTGCCGGGGACCCACGTCGCGGCGGCGGTCTCATGGATGGCGGACGCGGCGCGGCGCAGTCCCGCCGAGGTCAGGGACCGCACCTCGACGCGTACCTCCGCCTCGGGGCAGACGATGTTCGTCCGGCTTCCGGCCCGGATCACCCCGACGTTGACGCTGACGTCGTCCCACCGGTCGTTCAGGGCCTGGAGGTCCACCACCAGGTGGGCCGCGGCGAGCGCCGCGCTGGCGCCCCGTTCCGGCTCGATCCCGGCGTGCGCGGCCCGCCCGGTGAGCGTGACGTGGAAGTCGGCGACGCCCTTGCGGGAGACGACGAGGTCGCCGTTCTCCCGCGCACACTCCAGGGCCAGCGCGTAGTCCACACCCTCCGCGGTCGCGACGGTGACCGGCCGGCTCACCGGCGAGCCGATCTCCTCGTCCGGGGTGGCGAGGAAGACGATCTCCTCGTACTGCCGGTGATCCGCTGCCGCGAGGAGCTCCACCGCCGTCAGACCGGCCAGGAGGCCGCCCTTGTCGTCGCAGGCCCCCGGCCCGTGGGCGAGGTCGCCGACGACGGTGAAGGGGCGGTCCCGCGCCGTCCCGTCGTCGAAGACGGTGTCCATGTGGGCGGCCAGCAGGACGCGTCGCCCGCCGGCCTCGCGGGGCAGGACGCCCCGCTTGCGGGCGACGAGGACGTCGCCGGTGTCCGGCACGCCTCCCGGCCCTTCCGGCAAAGGCGGGTGGACGTCCGACGGACTGTGTCGTTCCACGCGGAAGCCGGCGTCCCGCAGTCGGGCCTGCGTCCAGTCGGCCACCCGGTTCACTCCGGTCCGGCTGTAGGAACCGGAGTCGATGGCGACCAGTTCCGCCAGATCCGTCAGGAACCGCTGCCGCCGGGCGGCGGCGAGGGCGAGCAGTTCCTCGGCGGGCAGCGGCCACCGGCCGTCGGCGGCGCTCACAGGACCTTCGACAGGAACGCCCGGGTGCGCTCCTGCGTCGGATCGCCGAGGACGCGCTCGGGAGAACCCGCCTCCACCACGACGCCCTCGTCCATGAACACGGCGGTGTCCGCCACCTCCCGGGCGAAGCCGATCTCGTGGGTCACCACGACCATGGTCATGCCGTCGGCGGCCAGCCGGCGCATCACCTCCAGGACGTCACCGACCAGTTCGGGGTCCAGCGCGGAGGTGGGTTCGTCGAAGAGCATCAGCTTGGGCTTCATGGCCAGCGCGCGGGCGATGGCCACCCGCTGCTGCTGACCGCCGGAGAGCTGCGCCGGGTAGTGGCCGCCGCGATCGGCCAGGCCCACCCGCTCCAGCAGGAGACGCGCCTCCTCCCGCGCCGCCCCCCTGGGGACCCCGGCGACGTGCACGGGGGCCTCCATCACGTTCTCGAGAGCGGTCATGTGCGGGAACAGGTTGAAGCGCTGGAAGACCATGCCGATGTCCTGCCGGCGCCCGGCGACCTCCCGCTCGCGCAGTTCGTACAGACGGTCGCCCTGCTGCCGGTAGCCGACGAGTTCGCCGTCCACCCGCAGCCGTCCCCCGTCGACCTTCTCCAGGTGGTTGACGCAGCGGAGCAACGTGGACTTCCCGGAGCCGGAGGGGCCCAGCAGACAGCACACCTCACCCCGTTCCACGACCAGGTCGATGCCCT contains the following coding sequences:
- a CDS encoding RloB family protein; translation: MIYVATEGEKTERDYIALLNKHYGEREGQKFRLKHCNAGRGLRPTETVDLVIATAADPDDEKWALFDRDSEDQRDDDIPEAMRKAAATGVQVALSHPSFELWLLLHFQQFTSQEGGRNSTVLDRLRAHRDAKGFQDYDQQSGDRGKGLGGQRGNSLVGRERAAVRNARKLVSLCPYGSCSPKGADFSPIREPRAESPQVWRLRSGHAASCDPLKRDPSSDVWRLLAALGIGTEDQQEA
- a CDS encoding AAA family ATPase; the protein is MLLSFRVANHRSIRDEQELSLVATEINEGTARDTGVRSEGRHVSVLPTVGIYGANASGKSNVLSALRFMRTAVLDSFADWGRSPRIPREPFALAAEAQEETSLFEVDLLLGKRRVRYTYGFELSDDRVEAEWLHAYPSGRRQVWFDREAGRPEYEGGEVRFPGAGLKGHKDLIRESTRPDALLLTVGATLNHPQLSAVHRWFVDNLWLVSPHSEVEARTAWTRERITDPRSGSELRERLVALLSAADLGVTGMTIDPETGEVRLLHQGSGTEAQPLDFLEQESLGTQAWFAFLGPLLHVLERGGVLLADELDSSLHSLLAAEAIRLFHDQEANPHPAQLVFTTHDATLLGPSVAERPLARDQVWITTKSTSGETHLYPLTAARKARRDENLERRYLHGHYGGVPRLTSGELGRHIATLEQMRASA
- a CDS encoding FABP family protein, with the translated sequence MIEIPSDLHPDLVPLAFLLGRWTGAGVADFPGAEQCNFGQEVAFTHDGRDFLEYVSHSWVLDSEGAKVRPLETETGYWRVRPDRRVEVAMIRDQGIAEIWYGELAEGKPQIDLATDAVARLASAEEYSGGKRLYGYVKGDLMWVGEKATPETPLRPYMSAQLKKVVDPSEWAKDLKDLPDDGIAFFK
- a CDS encoding DsrE family protein, which produces MADAKKLVIKVTAGADAPERCSQAFTVAAVAAASGVEVSLWLTGESAWFALPGRAAEFELPHAAPLPELIAGIQAGGRITLCTQCAARRDIEEKDVLEGVRIAGAQVFVSEAMAPGAQALVY
- a CDS encoding DUF1416 domain-containing protein, coding for MCGAQAGGPDASTIKPGETTIQGNVTRDGEPVTGYVRLLDSTGEFTAEVPTSATGQFRFYAAEGTWTVRALVPGGTADRTVVAQQGGVADVAIAV
- a CDS encoding sulfurtransferase yields the protein MSRSDVLVDADWVEARIDDPKTVIVEVDEDTSAYEKNHIRNAVRIDWKTDLQDPVRRDFVDQAGFEKLLSEKGIGNDDTVVLYGGNNNWFAAYAYWYFKLYGHQDVKLLDGGRKKWELDSRDLVAEVPTRPATAYKAKPQDTSIRAFRDDVVAAIGAQNLVDVRSPDEFSGKLLAPAHLPQEQSQRPGHVPSARNIPWSKSANDDGTFKSDDELKELYEAEGVDLGKDTIAYCRIGERSAHTWFVLHELLGQENVKNYDGSWTEYGSLVGVPIELGAAK
- a CDS encoding LmeA family phospholipid-binding protein, which codes for MPRGLRITLVILLVLGGLFVGVDRLAVHYAEGRLADEVRSARSAEEVEVSIGGFPFLTQVAGRDLESVDITISGMTTASGERTLEVQKFDVRARDIALNSSYSGGVAEEATGTAYLTYEDLSAAADEGVSLAYGGEAQGGESKVEVTGSVHVPLLDRTIERSTTSTISVENGDTIRLHADEVPGEGIPGVEELIREKIDYTRQINGLPSGVALTGIRATEDGVEVAFSGSRVSVTG
- a CDS encoding MoaD/ThiS family protein, giving the protein MSAQGTIRYWAAAKAAAGVAEEGYEAATLAEALDGARARHTERPEFARVLQRCSYLVDGDPVGTRPHGTVPLSQGGTVEVLPPFAGGSR
- a CDS encoding response regulator transcription factor; this encodes MSSLLLLTNALQPSTEVLPALGLLLHNVRVAPAEGPALINTPGADVILVDGRRDLPQVRSLCQLLRSTGPGCPLVLIVTEGGLAAVTAEWGVDDVLLDTAGPAEVEARLRLALGRQQLTVDDSPMEIRNGDLSVDEATYSAKLKGRVLDLTFKEFELLKYLAQHPGRVFTRAQLLQEVWGYDYFGGTRTVDVHVRRLRAKLGPEHESLIGTVRNVGYRFVTPEKPDKSLKHGKNGQQAQHAGAAAVAEEAERVARDAAGQGRADRR
- a CDS encoding MurR/RpiR family transcriptional regulator; this translates as MATGALADEIRHKLGDLSPAERKVARVLLAGYPSAGFETVATLAERAAVSAPTVLRFVNRLGYRGFPDFQAALRAELAERTASPLTLYETSGFGRSAAEEDDAEGAPLMQRCARVFADAVHRTLAEIPPHDFDHAVRLLTDRRRRITLTGGRFTRVHAQYLGLHLMQVRDDVLLLPDRAVERTAHLATLQRRDVLVAFDYRRYEEDTSVLAQWTREHGGKVIVFTDTWLSPAATHADVVLPSHVTAPSPYDSLVPTLAVIETLVAGVLTTLGTEAHDHLLRSEDTARRLGLY